In a single window of the Papaver somniferum cultivar HN1 chromosome 8, ASM357369v1, whole genome shotgun sequence genome:
- the LOC113302570 gene encoding uncharacterized protein LOC113302570, with product MNSLRLDASKSFTDARPFLGFQTHPFLYSFSNSIVCFTDRNISSSVISCSYHGGNRNPRAKKNQKRINTSNNGDRFINKEKENVWSVDNELAKGEEKQNPSRRRKREGKRVKNVGGGKRDKNSRVMVSGTMLDEVETVLQTQEPVIRPIWNTFSSSVSGIWKGVGAVFSPITAEMEPIDVGKKNEYLYDCYTLSHIELVPSPSKGQSSHIRRKINWVTLNPYGEIQQASRDLSLPLKETMDASTKHRDLPTFESFDLGSSDLMDDDIMGIEPGLVFFEDGSYSRGPMEIPVGEPQDDSKYFLSPTFKFEQCLVKGCHKRLRIVHTIEFGNGGSDIQIMRVAAYEEKWVSPANLSELSDVEFDLEPFSQRKRIQPSELTGYWKVFEVSASPIYGEETKESNETPYVYLCTETLKKKNLPENPVHFGEEEMLDMQDVSVLWLPGGITGYVDIKKDGVLCIGFSWYSDEGVNLVMERDYGTDGKLKDVRLNTEVKRRWSDPL from the exons ATGAACTCTCTACGCCTAGATGCATCAAAATCATTCACAGACGCTCGACCATTTCTAGGGTTTCAAACTCACCCCTTCTTATATTCGTTCTCAAACTCAATTGTGTGTTTCACTGATCGAAACATCTCTTCTAGTGTAATTTCCTGTAGTTATCATGGAGGAAATAGGAACCCTAGAGCgaaaaagaatcagaaaagaattAATACCAGTAATAATGGAGATAGATTCAttaataaagagaaagaaaatgtgTGGAGTGTAGATAATGAATTAGCAAAAGGGGAAGAGAAACAAAATCCAAGTAGGAGGAGGAAGAGAGAGGGTAAGAGAGTGAAGAATGTTGGAGGGGGGAAAAGAGATAAGAATTCTAGGGTTATGGTTTCTGGCACCATGTTGGATGAAGTTGAGACTGTTTTGCAAACACAG GAACCTGTTATAAGACCGATATGGAATACATTTTCTAGTAGTGTAAGTGGGATATGGAAAGGAGTTGGTGCTGTTTTTTCACCCATTACTGCGGAAATGGAGCCAATTGACGTGGGGAAGAAAAACGAGTATTTGTATGACTGCTACACTCTTTCTCACATTGAACTGGTGCCATCACCTTCCAAAGGTCAGAGTTCTCACATTAGAAGGAAAATTAATTGGGTTACTTTGAACCCTTATGGTGAAATACAGCAAGCTAGCAGAGATCTGTCTCTGCCCTTGAAGGAAACAATGGATGCCAGCACGAAACATCGTGATTTGCCTACATTCGAATCATTTGACCTTGGATCAAGTGATTTGATGGATGACGATATTATGGGGATAGAGCCTGGCCTTGTTTTCTTTGAG GATGGATCTTATTCTAGAGGCCCTATGGAGATACCAGTTGGAGAACCACAAGATGACTCAAAATATTTCCTCTCGCCAACATTCAAGTTTGAGCAA TGCTTGGTTAAAGGATGTCACAAAAGATTACGCATTGTGCACACGATAGAATTTGGAAATGGTGGTTCAGACATACAAATAATGAGAGTTGCTGCATATGAAGAAAAGTGGGTCAGTCCTGCTAATTTAAGTGAACTAAG TGACGTGGAGTTTGATTTGGAACCCTTTTCTCAGCGAAAACGAATCCAACCATCAGAGCTGACTGGATACTGGAAGGTGTTTGAGGTGAGTGCATCTCCAATTTACGGAGAAGAGACGAAGGAAAGCAATGAGACGCCTTATGTGTACCTCTGTACCGAGACCTTAAAGAAGAAAAACTTGCCTGAGAACCCTGTTCATTTCGGAGAAGAAGAGATGCTTGATATGCAAGATGTGTCTGTCCTTTGGCTTCCAGGTGGCATAACAGGTTATGTAGACATCAAGAAGGATGGTGTTCTCTGCATTGGATTCAGTTGGTACTCTGACGAAGGAGTCAACCTTGTTATGGAGAGGGATTATGGAACAGATGGTAAACTTAAAGATGTTCGATTGAATACAGAGGTGAAGAGAAGGTGGTCTGACCCACTATGA